A window of the Loxodonta africana isolate mLoxAfr1 chromosome 3, mLoxAfr1.hap2, whole genome shotgun sequence genome harbors these coding sequences:
- the SYDE2 gene encoding rho GTPase-activating protein SYDE2 isoform X3 has protein sequence MHDLPPDSGARQGGGGLADHCCSAGAWAPGQPPSPSGAADRRGCSRDWERGGGGGSLQQVSPPRSPPRESGRGRLRTPRMQLTCSRSLESLLVGVKPPPFQRWPSDSWIRCGARGDQDALPPRGGGMDGCNGGSSPAAAPAGLLLPQARDPGRSSGSPFRDPAGPSVIRNGKGDGQEVPPFFRPPAVTVKKLQKWMYKGRLLSLGMKGRSRGTPPKVTGAPAASPNLGALEVHESQALAVPPDQRITLTDLFENVYESSMKRRELEDLKDSIEFRGHKPLNTITVSKKRNWLYQSTLRSLNLEEENTKHQDISNLPTSPVSLPKHQLSQALPKSSEDYCTYVVCNATNSSLSRNSSLDFNEENDADDEGEIWYNPIPEDDDLASSFDEANPAVLKLPALSSRVLAGCDLTKAEQHAEDLLRSSEHTGDAQTTQSKETNPVDSMHSFVQQYKQRPGHKTQEGMMVEDSPMLKSPVGGPGILATTSKTELGVIEPCSPSPSPVKKGNSINWSFPDKIKSPRTVRKLSMKMKKLPELSRKLSVKGTLNYISSPDNTPPLSKCNYQEVHHTVILPSGNTTTAAKRNVISRYHLDTSVSSQHSYQKKPSMNSKYSCKGGYLSDGDSPELITKSSKHGSENKFGKGKEIIPNSCSKNEIDIDAFRHYSFSDQPKCSQYISGLMSVHFYGAEDLKPPRIDSKDVFCAIQVDSVNKARTALLTCRTTFLDMDHTFNIEIENAQHLKLVVFSWEPTPRKNRVCCHGTVVLPTLFRVTKTHRLAVRLEPRGLIYVKVTLMEQWENSLHRLDINREPVIFGVDIRKVVEKENVGLMVPLLIKKCIMEIENRGCQVVGLYRLCGSAAVKKELREAFERDSKAVGLCENQYPDINVITGVLKDYLRELPSPLITKQLYEAVLDAIAKNPLKMSLNGCENTPGDSKYAVDLLDCLPDVEKCNV, from the exons ATGCACGACCTGCCCCCTGACTCGGGCGCGCGGCAGGGTGGTGGGGGCTTGGCAGATCACTGCTGCTCTGCGGGAGCCTGGGCTCCGGGCCAGCCGCCTTCCCCCAGCGGCGCTGCGGACCGCCGAGGCTGTTCCCGAGACTGGGAGCGGGGAGGCGGCGGTGGCTCTCTGCAGCAGGTGTCCCCGCCCCGGTCGCCACCGAGGGAGTCGGGGAGAGGCCGCCTGCGGACTCCTCGGATGCAGCTGACCTGCAGCAGAAGCCTCGAGAGCCTCTTGGTGGGTGTCAAGCCGCCTCCCTTCCAGCGGTGGCCAAGCGACAGCTGGATCAGGTGCGGTGCACGCGGGGACCAGGACGCACTCCCGCCACGTGGAGGTGGGATGGACGGCTGCAACGGGGGTAGCTCCCCGGCCGCGGCCCCGGCCGGCCTCCTGCTTCCCCAGGCCAGGGACCCCGGCCGCTCCTCGGGGAGCCCTTTCAGGGATCCAGCGGGGCCCTCTGTGATACGCAACGGCAAAGGAGACGGCCAGGAGGTGCCTCCCTTCTTCAGGCCGCCCGCGGTGACAGTCAAAAAGCTGCAGAAGTGGATGTACAAAGGACGTCTACTGTCCCTGGGAATGAAAGGTCGCTCCCGTGGGACACCCCCCAAAGTCACCGGAGCGCCGGCAGCCTCCCCAAATTTGGGTGCTTTGGAAGTGCATGAAAGCCAAGCCCTCGCGGTCCCTCCAGACCAAAGAATTACGCTGACAG ATTTATTTGAAAATGTCTATGAGTCTTCCATGAagagaagagaacttgaagatCTGAAGGATAGTATTGAATTCAGAGGTCATAAGCCACTTAACACCATCACGGTTTCAAAGAAACGTAATTGGCTGTATCAGAGCACTCTGAGATCTCTTAATCTGGaagaagaaaatacaaaacaCCAAGATATAAGCAATTTGCCCACCTCACCTGTGTCTCTGCCTAAGCACCAGCTATCACAAGCACTCCCCAAATCATCTGAAGACTATTGTACTTATGTGGTGTGTAATGCCACAAACTCTTCATTATCCAGAAACTCTTCTTTAGACTTTAACGAGGAAAATGATGCAGATGATGAAGGAGAAATATGGTACAACCCCATTCCAGAGGATGATGACCTTGCCTCTAGTTTTGATGAGGCAAACCCTGCTGTTTTGAAGCTTCCTGCTCTTAGTTCGAGAGTATTGGCTGGTTGTGACCTGACCAAAGCTGAGCAGCATGCTGAAGACTTGCTGCGCTCTTCTGAACACACAGGTGATGCTCAGACCACACAGTCAAAGGAAACAAATCCTGTCGATTCCATGCATTCATTTGTGCAGCAGTATAAGCAAAGGCCTGGACACAAGACCCAGGAAGGTATGATGGTGGAGGACAGTCCCATGTTGAAATCTCCCGTTGGAG gtcctGGGATCCTAGCTACTACAAGTAAGACTGAACTGGGAGTTATAGAACCATGTTCTCCAAGTCCTAGCCCTGTGAAAAAAGGCAATTCAATTAATTGGTCTTTCCCGGATAAAATAAAATCTCCACGAACTGTGAGGAAACTTTCCATGAAAATGAAAAAGTTGCCAGAACTTAGCCGAAAGCTGAGTGTTAAAGGAACCCTGAATTACATAAGCAGTCCAGATAATACTCCTCCTTTGTCTAAATGTAACTATCAAGAAGTTCATCATACTGTCATTCTGCCTTCTGGGAACACAACCACAGCTGCTAAGAGGAATGTTATAAGCCGGTACCATCTTGATACCAGTGTATCTTCTCAGCACAGCTATCAGAAGAAACCTTCTATGAATTCTAAGTATTCCTGCAAAGGTGGTTACCTCAGTGATGGAGATTCACCTGAACTCATAACTAAATCTAGCAAACATGGATCTGAAAacaaatttggaaaaggaaaagaaataattcCAAATAGTTGTAGCAAAAATGAAATAGATATTGATGCTTTTAGACATTATAGCTTTTCTGATCAACCTAAGTGTTCACAGTACATATCTGGACTCATGAGTGTACATTTCTATGGAGCTGAGGATTTAAAGCCACCCCGGATAGACTCAAAAGATGTCTTTTGTGCCATTCAGGTAGACTCAGTAAACAAAGCAAGAACAGCTTTGCTCACATGTCGGACAACCTTTTTAGACATGGATCACACTTTCAACATAGAAATTGAAAATGCACAGCATTTGAAATTAGTAGTATTCAGTTGGGAACCTACTCCACGGAAAAATCGAGTGTGTTGTCATGGGACAGTTGTTCTCCCCACCTTGTTCAGAGTGACAAAGACACATCGGTTGGCTGTCAGACTTGAACCTAGAGGTCTTATTTATGTGAAAGTGACCCTTATGGAACAGTGGGAGAATTCTCTTCATAGACTGGATATAAATCGTGAACCAGTAATATTTGGGGTTGATATTCGGAAAGTTGTGGAGAAGGAAAATGTAGGCTTGATGGTGCCACTCCTGATAAAGAAATGTATTATGGAAATTGAAAACAGAGGCTGTCAG GTAGTAGGCCTCTATCGATTATGTGGTTCGGCTGCAGTCAAGAAAGAACTTCGAGAGGCTTTTGAGAGGGATAGCAAAGCTGTTGGTTTGTGTGAAAACCAGTACCCAGATATAAATGTAATAACAG GTGTTCTTAAGGATTATTTAAGAGAACTTCCTTCTCCTCTGATAACAAAGCAGCTTTATGAAGCCGTATTAGATGCAATAGcaaaaaatcctttaaaaatgtcattaaaTGGTTGTGAGAATACCCCCGGCGACTCCAAGTACGCTGTTGACCTGCTGGATTGTCTGCCTGATGTTGAGAAG
- the SYDE2 gene encoding rho GTPase-activating protein SYDE2 isoform X2, whose protein sequence is MHDLPPDSGARQGGGGLADHCCSAGAWAPGQPPSPSGAADRRGCSRDWERGGGGGSLQQVSPPRSPPRESGRGRLRTPRMQLTCSRSLESLLVGVKPPPFQRWPSDSWIRCGARGDQDALPPRGGGMDGCNGGSSPAAAPAGLLLPQARDPGRSSGSPFRDPAGPSVIRNGKGDGQEVPPFFRPPAVTVKKLQKWMYKGRLLSLGMKGRSRGTPPKVTGAPAASPNLGALEVHESQALAVPPDQRITLTDLFENVYESSMKRRELEDLKDSIEFRGHKPLNTITVSKKRNWLYQSTLRSLNLEEENTKHQDISNLPTSPVSLPKHQLSQALPKSSEDYCTYVVCNATNSSLSRNSSLDFNEENDADDEGEIWYNPIPEDDDLASSFDEANPAVLKLPALSSRVLAGCDLTKAEQHAEDLLRSSEHTGDAQTTQSKETNPVDSMHSFVQQYKQRPGHKTQEGMMVEDSPMLKSPVGGPGILATTSKTELGVIEPCSPSPSPVKKGNSINWSFPDKIKSPRTVRKLSMKMKKLPELSRKLSVKGTLNYISSPDNTPPLSKCNYQEVHHTVILPSGNTTTAAKRNVISRYHLDTSVSSQHSYQKKPSMNSKYSCKGGYLSDGDSPELITKSSKHGSENKFGKGKEIIPNSCSKNEIDIDAFRHYSFSDQPKCSQYISGLMSVHFYGAEDLKPPRIDSKDVFCAIQVDSVNKARTALLTCRTTFLDMDHTFNIEIENAQHLKLVVFSWEPTPRKNRVCCHGTVVLPTLFRVTKTHRLAVRLEPRGLIYVKVTLMEQWENSLHRLDINREPVIFGVDIRKVVEKENVGLMVPLLIKKCIMEIENRGCQVVGLYRLCGSAAVKKELREAFERDSKAVGLCENQYPDINVITGVLKDYLRELPSPLITKQLYEAVLDAIAKNPLKMSLNGCENTPGDSKYAVDLLDCLPDVEKFNLI, encoded by the exons ATGCACGACCTGCCCCCTGACTCGGGCGCGCGGCAGGGTGGTGGGGGCTTGGCAGATCACTGCTGCTCTGCGGGAGCCTGGGCTCCGGGCCAGCCGCCTTCCCCCAGCGGCGCTGCGGACCGCCGAGGCTGTTCCCGAGACTGGGAGCGGGGAGGCGGCGGTGGCTCTCTGCAGCAGGTGTCCCCGCCCCGGTCGCCACCGAGGGAGTCGGGGAGAGGCCGCCTGCGGACTCCTCGGATGCAGCTGACCTGCAGCAGAAGCCTCGAGAGCCTCTTGGTGGGTGTCAAGCCGCCTCCCTTCCAGCGGTGGCCAAGCGACAGCTGGATCAGGTGCGGTGCACGCGGGGACCAGGACGCACTCCCGCCACGTGGAGGTGGGATGGACGGCTGCAACGGGGGTAGCTCCCCGGCCGCGGCCCCGGCCGGCCTCCTGCTTCCCCAGGCCAGGGACCCCGGCCGCTCCTCGGGGAGCCCTTTCAGGGATCCAGCGGGGCCCTCTGTGATACGCAACGGCAAAGGAGACGGCCAGGAGGTGCCTCCCTTCTTCAGGCCGCCCGCGGTGACAGTCAAAAAGCTGCAGAAGTGGATGTACAAAGGACGTCTACTGTCCCTGGGAATGAAAGGTCGCTCCCGTGGGACACCCCCCAAAGTCACCGGAGCGCCGGCAGCCTCCCCAAATTTGGGTGCTTTGGAAGTGCATGAAAGCCAAGCCCTCGCGGTCCCTCCAGACCAAAGAATTACGCTGACAG ATTTATTTGAAAATGTCTATGAGTCTTCCATGAagagaagagaacttgaagatCTGAAGGATAGTATTGAATTCAGAGGTCATAAGCCACTTAACACCATCACGGTTTCAAAGAAACGTAATTGGCTGTATCAGAGCACTCTGAGATCTCTTAATCTGGaagaagaaaatacaaaacaCCAAGATATAAGCAATTTGCCCACCTCACCTGTGTCTCTGCCTAAGCACCAGCTATCACAAGCACTCCCCAAATCATCTGAAGACTATTGTACTTATGTGGTGTGTAATGCCACAAACTCTTCATTATCCAGAAACTCTTCTTTAGACTTTAACGAGGAAAATGATGCAGATGATGAAGGAGAAATATGGTACAACCCCATTCCAGAGGATGATGACCTTGCCTCTAGTTTTGATGAGGCAAACCCTGCTGTTTTGAAGCTTCCTGCTCTTAGTTCGAGAGTATTGGCTGGTTGTGACCTGACCAAAGCTGAGCAGCATGCTGAAGACTTGCTGCGCTCTTCTGAACACACAGGTGATGCTCAGACCACACAGTCAAAGGAAACAAATCCTGTCGATTCCATGCATTCATTTGTGCAGCAGTATAAGCAAAGGCCTGGACACAAGACCCAGGAAGGTATGATGGTGGAGGACAGTCCCATGTTGAAATCTCCCGTTGGAG gtcctGGGATCCTAGCTACTACAAGTAAGACTGAACTGGGAGTTATAGAACCATGTTCTCCAAGTCCTAGCCCTGTGAAAAAAGGCAATTCAATTAATTGGTCTTTCCCGGATAAAATAAAATCTCCACGAACTGTGAGGAAACTTTCCATGAAAATGAAAAAGTTGCCAGAACTTAGCCGAAAGCTGAGTGTTAAAGGAACCCTGAATTACATAAGCAGTCCAGATAATACTCCTCCTTTGTCTAAATGTAACTATCAAGAAGTTCATCATACTGTCATTCTGCCTTCTGGGAACACAACCACAGCTGCTAAGAGGAATGTTATAAGCCGGTACCATCTTGATACCAGTGTATCTTCTCAGCACAGCTATCAGAAGAAACCTTCTATGAATTCTAAGTATTCCTGCAAAGGTGGTTACCTCAGTGATGGAGATTCACCTGAACTCATAACTAAATCTAGCAAACATGGATCTGAAAacaaatttggaaaaggaaaagaaataattcCAAATAGTTGTAGCAAAAATGAAATAGATATTGATGCTTTTAGACATTATAGCTTTTCTGATCAACCTAAGTGTTCACAGTACATATCTGGACTCATGAGTGTACATTTCTATGGAGCTGAGGATTTAAAGCCACCCCGGATAGACTCAAAAGATGTCTTTTGTGCCATTCAGGTAGACTCAGTAAACAAAGCAAGAACAGCTTTGCTCACATGTCGGACAACCTTTTTAGACATGGATCACACTTTCAACATAGAAATTGAAAATGCACAGCATTTGAAATTAGTAGTATTCAGTTGGGAACCTACTCCACGGAAAAATCGAGTGTGTTGTCATGGGACAGTTGTTCTCCCCACCTTGTTCAGAGTGACAAAGACACATCGGTTGGCTGTCAGACTTGAACCTAGAGGTCTTATTTATGTGAAAGTGACCCTTATGGAACAGTGGGAGAATTCTCTTCATAGACTGGATATAAATCGTGAACCAGTAATATTTGGGGTTGATATTCGGAAAGTTGTGGAGAAGGAAAATGTAGGCTTGATGGTGCCACTCCTGATAAAGAAATGTATTATGGAAATTGAAAACAGAGGCTGTCAG GTAGTAGGCCTCTATCGATTATGTGGTTCGGCTGCAGTCAAGAAAGAACTTCGAGAGGCTTTTGAGAGGGATAGCAAAGCTGTTGGTTTGTGTGAAAACCAGTACCCAGATATAAATGTAATAACAG GTGTTCTTAAGGATTATTTAAGAGAACTTCCTTCTCCTCTGATAACAAAGCAGCTTTATGAAGCCGTATTAGATGCAATAGcaaaaaatcctttaaaaatgtcattaaaTGGTTGTGAGAATACCCCCGGCGACTCCAAGTACGCTGTTGACCTGCTGGATTGTCTGCCTGATGTTGAGAAG